Part of the Clostridiales bacterium genome, GGCACCGCCAGACCTGCGCATACTGCTCTATCGCCGCCTCATGATACGCATCGCCGAGAAGTTCGCCGCAGTGGAGGGTGCAAAGGCGCTCGTGACCGGCGAGAGCCTCGGGCAGGTCGCGTCTCAGACGCTCGACAACATCGCGGTGGTTGACGACGCGGCGGCGCTGCCGGTCCTGCGCCCGCTCATCGGTACCGACAAGCTCGAGATCGTGACCGAGGCGCGCTCTATCGGCACGTACGAGCTTTCCATCGTCGAGCACACCGATTGCTGCACGCTCTTCATGCCGCGCACCCCGTCGACTCACGCAAGCGTTGCGGAGGTCCGCGCCGCAGAGAAGGCGCTCGACATCGACCGGATGGTCACCCAGGCGGTCTCATTGGCAGAGTTCTACGAGTATCCGTGCGTGGCATACCGCGCTCCAAAGCGGCTGCCGGAGGGTGTGACCCCAGCCGGACGAGCGTCTCGGTCGCGGGTTCAAGTAGAGAGTGAGGGTTCATGATCGAGACGATCGCAGGTGAGCTGGGAACTTCGCAGAGTGTCGTATGGCTACTGATTGGTGCGGTGTTTCTCCAAGTCGCGGTCCAAGTCACCGCCCTTATCGATCTGGCGCGCCGGCCGCGGGTCCGTTTCGACATGAAATGGGTGTGGGCGCTCATTATCATGGTGTTGGGCAACTCGTTCATCGGTCCGATCCTCTATGTGGCCTTTGGCCGGAGTGTGCCTGCGCAGGTGGACACCGCCGCTCCTTCGACCGGCTCGGCTGACGCATCACAACGCACCCGCCGCGCGGTCGACACTCTGTACGGCCCCGGTGAGGAGAAGTGAACGCCGCTGTCGAGATTACCGGTCTTACCAAGGTCTATGGAGTCGTTCGCGCGCTCGATGGAGTCGATCTGACGGTCCCGGAAGGATCGATCTTCGGGTTTCTCGGCCCAAATGGGGCGGGCAAGACCACCACGCTTCGCATTCTCATGGGGATGGCCCGGCCCACGTCGGGCGGCGCGAGGATTCTCGGCCACGATGTTGTTCACGCGAGTCACGAAGTGCGCTCACTCACCGGGTTCTTGCCTGACGTGCCTGGTTACTACCCGTGGATGACCGCCGAGGAGTTCGTGCGATTCGCGGGGAGGCTTGCGGGGGTCAAGGGCGCTACGCTCGACGCGCGCGTCTCCTCGCTGCTCGAAATGGCCGGGCTCGCTGGAGTGACACGGCGCATCGATGGCTTTTCGCGCGGGATGAAGCAGCGTCTCGGTGTCGCACAAGCGCTCATCAACGCGCCGCGGCTTCTCGTGCTCGATGAGCCCACGAGCGCTCTGGACCCTATGGGCCGCAAGGATCTTCTCGACATGATCTCGGCGCTCAAGGGCAAAACCACCGTCTTTTTCTCGACACACATCTTGACCGACGCAGAGCGCGTGTGTGACACCGTTGCCATTCTCGATCGGGGACGCGTTGTCCGGCAGGCTGCCATGGCCGAACTCAAACGGGAGGGCCATGCACGCAGGCTGGTCATTGAGGTTGCGGAGGGCGCTGAGGAGCTTACACGGGCTTTCGCCGAGCAACACTGGGCGGCGGAGTGCGTTCGTGACCGACAGGTCATCCGGTGCGTTGCAGCTGACCTTGACGCCGCGCGCCGGGCGATTCCCCAAATCGTCGCTGAAAGAAACCTCGCGCTCGTCCGGATGTCTGAGGAAGAGCCCACACTCGAAGAGGTCTTCGTCGAGCTGGTCGGAGGGCGGTCGTGATGCGGGGGTTTGGCGTGTTCCTCGGCAAGGAACTGACTGAGACGGTACGCACCTGGCGCCTGTACGTAATTCCCGGCATCTTGCTTGCGATTGGGCTGATGAGCCCCATACTTGCCGAAGTCACTCCGTCGCTCGTGGGTTCCATGCTTGATTCGGCGGGTAGCGGGATCGTGATCGAGATACCGCCAGCGACGACCGTGGATGCGTACCTGCAGTTCAGTAAGAACGCGATGCAGATCGCGCTCATCGCCGTGATCATCGCTACCGCCGGCGCCGTGGCAGGCGAGCGCAGGAGTGGCACCGCCCAGCTCGTGCTCGCCAAACCGTTGTCGCGGACCGCGATGATCGTCGCCAAGGCCGTTTCGAACTGGTTGCTTCTTTTGGCAAGCGTCGCGGTGGCGGCGGCGGTGTGTGTCGGAGTCACCTTGATCATCTTCGATGACGCGCACATAGTCCGGTTTGTTGCGTGGGCGGCGCTGTGGTGGGTGCTAGCCGCGTTCATCGTGGCAGTGGTCGTTTGCTTTTCTATCATCGTGAGATCACAGGCAGGTGCTGCGGGTCTTGGGATCGGCGTGTACTTCGCCATGTCGGTCGGATCGCTGTGGGAGTGGGCGCGCGATCATACGCCAATCGGGCTGTTCAGCGCCGGTGATCGGATACTGACCGGAGCAGCGGACGTTTCGTGGGCATGGCCGGTGGTTTCGGCCGTGCTAGGGGCAGCAGCTCTTGTGGCAATCGGCGCGGCGGTGTTCTCCCGGCAGGAGGTATAGCGGTAATGCGCATCTGGCCTCGTATCGGCATCAGCACCCTCGGTATGCGAACGCCAAGCCGTCAAGTTCGATGTGGTCGCTCTCGACCGCGCTGACGGCCTCAAACACCTCAGCGATGCGCGCGTTGGTCGCGCGCGTTGCGAATTCGCGGTACAGCCGAGACGCGCGACGCTCGCGCTCGACGGATTCTGCGATGTTGGCGCACCAGTCATCGGGGACATCCAGCGGGATCGAGAGATCGTCAGGTTTTGAGAGGTTGGCAAGCTCGCAGAACAGCTCGCAGTGCTCGGCCTCGATCTTCGCGAGACGCTTGTACGCCGATGCCAGGACGTGATCGTCGGTGTGCGTGGCCATGCCGAGGTAGAATCGCGTGTTGTCGCGCTCGAGCTCGATAGCCGATTCAAGGTCGTTGCGCTCGATCTCGGTTGGCTGCACCTGGTTGATCTGGGCTGGGTACTCCGGTGCGGGGACGATATGTTCGCGGTGCGCCCCGCAAAACGGGCAGTGTGATGGGGTCTCGCTGCCCAGGTAGGTCTCACCGCAGATTCCGCATCGCAACATCTTCATCTTGCATGCTCCTCTCGGAAGAGCCGACCAGCCCAATGGGTGCCGACTCCACATGAATTCCATGCGTAACGCGGCGGACGTATGAGACTATACCCGCTGGCGTTTGCGGGTCTCGGCGCGCGTCCGCAAGAACCCTCCCGTTCCCCTGGCGTGTGAGCGAAAGGAAGTGCTGCGTGGAAGCGATCGGCCGGATGACTCGAGTAGTCACGGACCGGTGGTTCGTGAAAGGCGTGTTCCTCGCCTTTTTTGTGTGGTCGTGCTGGCGGTTGTGGCAGTTCGCCGAGTGGGCGAGGGGACACGGACCTTACACACCACGGCCCGAGTCGGTCGCTGGAATTCTTCCCGTCGGTCACTTCACGAGCTTTTTCGCCTGGCTCAAGGGGGGAGGGTGGGACACGATCCTGCCGGCCGGCCTTGTCATCATCATCGCCGCGATCACGGTGTCGGTTTTGTTCAAGCGCGGGTTTTGCGGATGGATTTGTCCGGTCGGGACGATCTGGGAGGGTGCGTCGGCGCTTGGCAGACGCCTGATGGGCGGGCGAAACGTCCGGGTGCCTCGCTGGCTGGACATGACAGGGCTTGGCTTTCGCTATCTCATCGCCGCACTGTTCTTTGGATGGCTGGCGATCGTCTCTGTCGAAGAGGCGCTATGGTTCCGGGAGCTGCCCTACATGTGGGTGGCGGACATCAAGATACTCCAGGGATTCTTCGATCCGGTGTTCATCGCTGTGGCACTCTTCACATTCGCGTTCTCGATGATGTTTGGGCCCGTCTGGTGCAGGTGGCTGTGTCCGCTCGGCGGACTCTACGGAGCACTCGGTCTTGCCTCGGCGTGTTCGGTTGTGCGCGACGCGAAGACGTGCATCAACTGCTCGAAGTGCGCAGAGGTGTGTCACGCGTTCGTCGACGTCGAGCGTGCAAGTGACGTGCGCGCTGTTGAGTGCGATGGGTGCATGGATTGCGTAAGGTCGTGCCCGGTCGAAGGGTGCCTGACTCCACGAGTGTTTCGCACGGTGAGAATCCCGGCGTGGGTGTGGCCGACCATGGTGGTAGGGGTGTGGCTCATCATCTGGGGTGTTGCCGAGGCGACCGGAAACTGGGACACCACCGTTCCACGCGAGGTGTTCCAGCAGGTCATACGATCGGGCCTGCTCGAGGAGACGACCCCAGGGTTCTTCTAGGCGGTTCGCGCTTCGGGAAGACACAGTTTGTCTCTGTACCAATTGTGGTACACTCTTTACATGAGTGAGCCTGGCGACCAGAAGCCGTCGGCGTCGCGCGGGTGCTGTTCACGGTGGATGGCGGCACAATGGTTCTTCTCCATGGGTTCGTGAAGAAGTCCCAGAAGACGCCTGCTGCGGACCTGAAGACGGCCAAGCAGCGTATGGCTGACCTGCAGAAAGGGTGAGTTCCATGGCCAACAAGCATATCGGTGGGGACTTCGACGACTTCCTGCGCGACGAGGGTATTATTGGCGAAGCTGAGATCGTTGCAGCGAAGCGTGTCATCGCCTTCCAGATCGCGCAGGAGATGGAGAGCGCCCACATCTCGCAGACAGAGCTTGCGCGTCGGATGAAGACGAGCCGCTCGGCCGTCGAGCGACTGCTCGACCCGACGAACCCGTCGGTCACGCTCGCGACGCTTGAGCGGGCAGCAGCTGCCGTGGGGAAGCGACTCAAGATCCAGCTGACCAGCTAGGGTCTCTGCGGTGCCTAAGACGCGCTTCACTTGACGCGCAGGAGGTTGGCGTATCCTGTAAGGGCGAGCCGCGCGAGTTAAGCGCTACATCGTTAGGCAGGACGGTCGCCGCCGGAACACTTCGGCTACACTCGTCGAAGTCGTTGTCGTTCGAGGGGGGATTCGGATGGCGGTATACCAGGACAAGGCGCGCGACCGCATCGCTCGGGGATTGCGGAAGTACAAGAGTGTCGCCCAGAAGGCCCGCGCCAACGGCGCGAAGGAGAGCGACACCCGGATGATCCTTCATCGATCATCAGCGATGCCCTTGGTTGGGATGCGTTCGACAATCTCACTGGTGAGTATCGCATCAAGGGAAGCTTCGCGGACTTCGTTATCCGAAGGGACGGAAAGCACTTCGTCATCATCGAAGTCAAAGCTATCGCGTCGAAACTCAACGACAACCATCTCTACCAGGCGGTTTCCTATGCAGCCAGCGAGGGTGTCGAGTGGGTCATTCTCACGAACGGTGCAGAGTGGCGTCTGTATCGCGTGCTGTTCAGCAAGCCAGTCGCCCATGAACTGGTGTTCGAAGTCAGCATCATCGACGACACGATGAAGCCGAAGGAGAAGACCGATCTGCTGTACTTGTTGACGCCTGAGGCGCAACGCAAGGATGAGCTCGAGGTCTTCTTCCAGCGACAGCGTGCACTGTCCGCCACGAACATCGCGAAGCTGACGCTGTCCGAGTCGGTTCTCACTAAGCTCAGGGCCGAGATCAAGACCGATTCCGGTAACCGTGTTGCACTTGATGAGCTCGCCGAGATCTTGGTGCGGTGCGTGATTCGTGAGGATGCGCAGGGTGACCACGTGGACAAGCAACTCAAGCGAGTCCAGCGGGCAGCGCGCGCCCCACGCAAGACACCGGCAGCGTCCGCTGAAGCGGAAACGCGTTAACCATAGTGCGGGTACCGTAGTCGTCTTGCTGGCAAACGAACAGGTGTTCGTGTATTCTCGATAGGTGGAGCATGCGGCTATCGCGTCGCGTGCCCAGGAGCCTAATAGTATCCTGACGTATCCGTTCGTCGCGAGGGAGTTGGCATCTTGAGCCTGAGTTCGGTCGAGATCTGTTCGGGAGCTGGCGGTCAGGCCCTAGGGCTAGAACTCGCCGGATTCGACCATTCGGCGCTCGTTGAGATCGAGCCTGCGGCCTGCCAGACCCTGCGGCTCAATCGCCCGGACTGGAATGTCATTGAAGGCGATCTACACGCGTTCGATGCTACGCCGTACAAAGGAATCGATCTTCTCGCCGGAGGCGTGCCGTGCCCTCCGTTTTCCAAGGCCGGAAAGCAACTGGGCGCGGATGACGAACGGGACCTATTCCCTCAGGCCATTCGTCTAGTCGATGAATGTCGCCCTCGGGCCGTCATGCTTGAGAATGTACGTGGACTTCTTGACGCTGTGTTTGAGGACTACCGCAACAAGGTCGAACTCCAATTGAAGAGCCTCGGCTATGTGTCGGGATGGCGACTGCTGAACGCATCGGATTTCGGCGTTTCCCAACTGCGGCCACGGGTTGTCTTCGTGGGCATTCGGAAAGACGTTGCGGACCATTTCGAGTGGCCGGTTCCGCAGTCAATCGAGCCACCGACCGTCGGCGAATTGCTCTACGACTTGATGGCGGAGAACGGCTGGCGTGGTGTTGACCAGTGGCGTGAGCGCGCCAACTCCATCGCGCCTACCCTAGTTGGTGGCTCGAAGAAGCATGGCGGTCCGGACCTCGGCCCCACCCGCGCTCGTCGAGCGTGGGAGTCGCTCGGCGTCGACGGCCGTGGGCTTTGGGACGCGGCGCCGGGTCCCGACTTCGTCGGAATGCCCCGCCTCACAACACAGATGACCGCTCGTATCCAGGGATTCCCTCACGATTGGCAGTTCTCGGGTCGCAAGACCGCAGCGTATCGCCAGATAGGAAACGCTTTCCCGCCCCCGGTCGCTCGGGCCGTGGCGAGTCAAATCGGCCTTGCGCTCAACGCTAGTCGTAGCGTCAGGGTTGCCTGATGTACGGGCGTGTCGAGTTCGCAGAGGCCCGCAAGGCGTTCCACCATGCACTGCTGGAGAGTTGCCTGACCATTGACTCCCAGGGCA contains:
- a CDS encoding ABC transporter permease subunit, coding for MRGFGVFLGKELTETVRTWRLYVIPGILLAIGLMSPILAEVTPSLVGSMLDSAGSGIVIEIPPATTVDAYLQFSKNAMQIALIAVIIATAGAVAGERRSGTAQLVLAKPLSRTAMIVAKAVSNWLLLLASVAVAAAVCVGVTLIIFDDAHIVRFVAWAALWWVLAAFIVAVVVCFSIIVRSQAGAAGLGIGVYFAMSVGSLWEWARDHTPIGLFSAGDRILTGAADVSWAWPVVSAVLGAAALVAIGAAVFSRQEV
- a CDS encoding PLDc_N domain-containing protein yields the protein MIETIAGELGTSQSVVWLLIGAVFLQVAVQVTALIDLARRPRVRFDMKWVWALIIMVLGNSFIGPILYVAFGRSVPAQVDTAAPSTGSADASQRTRRAVDTLYGPGEEK
- a CDS encoding type II toxin-antitoxin system RelE/ParE family toxin gives rise to the protein MDGGTMVLLHGFVKKSQKTPAADLKTAKQRMADLQKG
- a CDS encoding ABC transporter ATP-binding protein, producing MNAAVEITGLTKVYGVVRALDGVDLTVPEGSIFGFLGPNGAGKTTTLRILMGMARPTSGGARILGHDVVHASHEVRSLTGFLPDVPGYYPWMTAEEFVRFAGRLAGVKGATLDARVSSLLEMAGLAGVTRRIDGFSRGMKQRLGVAQALINAPRLLVLDEPTSALDPMGRKDLLDMISALKGKTTVFFSTHILTDAERVCDTVAILDRGRVVRQAAMAELKREGHARRLVIEVAEGAEELTRAFAEQHWAAECVRDRQVIRCVAADLDAARRAIPQIVAERNLALVRMSEEEPTLEEVFVELVGGRS
- a CDS encoding DNA cytosine methyltransferase; its protein translation is MLSLSSVEICSGAGGQALGLELAGFDHSALVEIEPAACQTLRLNRPDWNVIEGDLHAFDATPYKGIDLLAGGVPCPPFSKAGKQLGADDERDLFPQAIRLVDECRPRAVMLENVRGLLDAVFEDYRNKVELQLKSLGYVSGWRLLNASDFGVSQLRPRVVFVGIRKDVADHFEWPVPQSIEPPTVGELLYDLMAENGWRGVDQWRERANSIAPTLVGGSKKHGGPDLGPTRARRAWESLGVDGRGLWDAAPGPDFVGMPRLTTQMTARIQGFPHDWQFSGRKTAAYRQIGNAFPPPVARAVASQIGLALNASRSVRVA
- a CDS encoding XRE family transcriptional regulator — protein: MANKHIGGDFDDFLRDEGIIGEAEIVAAKRVIAFQIAQEMESAHISQTELARRMKTSRSAVERLLDPTNPSVTLATLERAAAAVGKRLKIQLTS
- a CDS encoding 4Fe-4S binding protein — its product is MEAIGRMTRVVTDRWFVKGVFLAFFVWSCWRLWQFAEWARGHGPYTPRPESVAGILPVGHFTSFFAWLKGGGWDTILPAGLVIIIAAITVSVLFKRGFCGWICPVGTIWEGASALGRRLMGGRNVRVPRWLDMTGLGFRYLIAALFFGWLAIVSVEEALWFRELPYMWVADIKILQGFFDPVFIAVALFTFAFSMMFGPVWCRWLCPLGGLYGALGLASACSVVRDAKTCINCSKCAEVCHAFVDVERASDVRAVECDGCMDCVRSCPVEGCLTPRVFRTVRIPAWVWPTMVVGVWLIIWGVAEATGNWDTTVPREVFQQVIRSGLLEETTPGFF
- a CDS encoding type I restriction enzyme HsdR N-terminal domain-containing protein: MPGQGARPHRSGIAEVQECRPEGPRQRREGERHPDDPSSIISDALGWDAFDNLTGEYRIKGSFADFVIRRDGKHFVIIEVKAIASKLNDNHLYQAVSYAASEGVEWVILTNGAEWRLYRVLFSKPVAHELVFEVSIIDDTMKPKEKTDLLYLLTPEAQRKDELEVFFQRQRALSATNIAKLTLSESVLTKLRAEIKTDSGNRVALDELAEILVRCVIREDAQGDHVDKQLKRVQRAARAPRKTPAASAEAETR